One part of the Spirochaetaceae bacterium genome encodes these proteins:
- a CDS encoding phosphate ABC transporter substrate-binding protein, which translates to MKKAVIVLVVAALLACRPSGTTFTIGGSTTLAPILDVATEFIRAGHPEYHIVYEAQGSSAGITGALSGTFLVGGTSRDLNAAELAQGAVPHTFAIDGMIIIVHSSANVSNITSEQLANIYAGNITNWSEIGGANLVIQVVNREDGSGTFGSFNELVMQPYRLNFASNVLVANSSGNVVATVTNTPGAIGYVGHGFYDQTWNQGGVVLDVNGIAPSVANIRNGSYPISRNLYLVTNGPIQPDSFQEFFINWMLSPEGQRVVAMQGFISIN; encoded by the coding sequence ATGAAAAAGGCGGTTATTGTGTTAGTTGTTGCTGCTTTATTGGCGTGTCGGCCTAGTGGCACTACCTTTACCATTGGGGGCTCTACCACTTTAGCCCCTATACTTGATGTAGCTACCGAGTTTATTCGTGCCGGCCATCCCGAGTATCATATTGTTTACGAAGCGCAAGGGAGTAGTGCAGGGATAACCGGCGCCCTTAGCGGGACCTTTTTAGTTGGCGGTACCAGCCGCGATTTAAATGCTGCCGAGCTGGCGCAGGGCGCTGTGCCGCACACCTTTGCTATAGATGGTATGATTATTATTGTGCATAGCAGCGCTAATGTAAGTAACATTACCAGCGAGCAGCTGGCTAATATTTATGCCGGGAATATTACCAACTGGAGCGAGATAGGCGGGGCTAACTTGGTTATTCAGGTTGTTAACCGTGAAGATGGTTCGGGCACCTTTGGCAGTTTTAACGAATTAGTTATGCAGCCTTATCGTTTAAATTTTGCCAGTAACGTTTTAGTAGCTAACAGCAGCGGTAATGTAGTAGCTACGGTAACTAATACACCGGGAGCGATTGGTTACGTAGGGCATGGCTTTTACGACCAAACGTGGAATCAAGGCGGTGTGGTGTTAGATGTTAATGGGATTGCTCCTAGTGTAGCCAATATACGCAATGGCAGCTATCCTATTTCGCGTAACCTTTACTTAGTAACTAATGGACCAATACAACCCGATAGCTTTCAGGAATTTTTTATTAACTGGATGCTTAGCCCCGAAGGGCAGCGTGTGGTAGCTATGCAAGGCTTTATCTCCATAAACTAA
- a CDS encoding nucleotidyltransferase family protein, producing the protein MKTLEEILETLRAAAPEFKRKYLITKIGVFGSYARGEQTEQSDIDIVYFCDNTDHIGLFELVRINRDFQTLFEIKTDPHLEEDLREEFKAHILEDTIYT; encoded by the coding sequence ATGAAAACGCTCGAAGAAATTTTGGAAACCTTACGGGCAGCAGCTCCCGAGTTTAAACGAAAATATCTTATTACCAAGATAGGAGTATTTGGTTCGTATGCCCGGGGCGAACAAACGGAACAGAGCGATATTGATATTGTTTACTTTTGCGATAATACCGACCATATTGGCCTTTTTGAGTTAGTTCGTATTAATCGCGACTTTCAAACCCTCTTTGAGATTAAAACCGACCCGCATCTTGAAGAAGATTTACGTGAAGAATTTAAAGCTCATATTTTGGAGGATACCATTTACACATGA
- a CDS encoding DUF4234 domain-containing protein yields MINERNFWLDAALMLVTLGLYSAYWSDKIAHDVNIICAGDGKTTKGGLMVLLLGLVTFGLYGLVWLYELGNRLQENGDSRNITINESGGAYVLITLVGGIIFGIFVALYALTQNFNKLALAYNS; encoded by the coding sequence ATGATTAACGAACGTAATTTTTGGCTAGATGCCGCTTTAATGCTGGTTACTCTTGGCCTATATAGTGCTTATTGGAGCGATAAAATAGCGCATGATGTTAATATTATTTGCGCCGGCGATGGTAAAACAACTAAAGGCGGCCTAATGGTTTTATTGCTAGGGTTAGTTACCTTTGGTTTATACGGCCTTGTTTGGCTTTACGAACTGGGCAACCGTCTGCAAGAAAATGGCGACAGCCGCAATATTACCATTAACGAAAGCGGCGGGGCTTATGTGCTTATTACTTTGGTGGGCGGCATAATTTTTGGTATTTTTGTAGCTTTATATGCCCTTACCCAAAATTTTAATAAATTGGCTTTGGCTTATAATAGTTAA
- the ylqF gene encoding ribosome biogenesis GTPase YlqF — MSINWFPGHMNKTRQQLAEAVTQVHGVLEIVDARAPISSRNPMLNQIIGEKPRLILLNKADLADNAKLLQWLKYFESNKIKALPLSAKTRTNVDRLKGEITGFMKKKASQSRTERPKALIVGIPNCGKSTLINALARQKKANVADKPGVTRDMALYKVGQIDLYDSPGTLWPNLEDQLAAARLAALGAIKDEIYIVSEAFSLVYPFLSQHYAGQLKERYHIDCSEDGLTFAAAVALKLGRNDDAEAGALAIFKDLRAGKLGKIVLELPE, encoded by the coding sequence ATGTCTATCAACTGGTTTCCCGGCCATATGAATAAAACCCGCCAACAACTGGCAGAGGCCGTAACCCAAGTGCACGGCGTGCTGGAGATTGTCGATGCGCGTGCCCCCATAAGCAGCCGTAACCCTATGTTAAACCAAATTATCGGTGAAAAACCGCGCCTTATTTTGCTAAATAAAGCCGATTTAGCCGATAACGCCAAATTATTGCAATGGCTTAAATATTTTGAAAGTAACAAAATAAAAGCTTTACCGCTCTCGGCTAAAACGCGTACCAATGTGGATAGGCTGAAAGGCGAAATAACCGGCTTTATGAAAAAAAAAGCCTCTCAAAGCCGGACCGAGCGGCCGAAGGCTTTAATAGTTGGTATCCCTAACTGCGGTAAAAGCACTTTGATTAATGCTTTAGCCCGCCAAAAAAAGGCGAACGTGGCCGATAAACCCGGCGTAACCCGTGATATGGCCCTGTATAAAGTGGGGCAAATCGATTTATACGATAGTCCCGGTACTTTATGGCCTAACCTAGAAGACCAACTAGCCGCCGCTCGTTTAGCGGCTTTAGGGGCTATTAAAGACGAAATATATATTGTAAGCGAGGCCTTTAGCTTAGTTTACCCCTTTTTGTCCCAGCATTATGCCGGACAGCTTAAAGAGCGTTACCATATTGATTGCAGTGAAGACGGCCTAACTTTTGCCGCAGCGGTAGCCCTTAAACTTGGCCGTAACGATGATGCCGAAGCCGGTGCCTTAGCCATTTTTAAAGATTTACGGGCAGGCAAGCTAGGTAAAATTGTATTGGAACTCCCAGAGTAA
- a CDS encoding DUF1801 domain-containing protein codes for MNYNPKVSEVVFNKKQKYEIELNYLRNIVLSLHFTEELKWGQACYCINGKNVVLIAAFKEYFALIFFKGALLNNDAGLLTSQTEKVQGGRIIKFTGLDYLRQHEKTVKNYLQEAIEVEEQGLKIPQDITTRLPIPPELNAVFNKDSPFKDAFCNLTLGRQRGYLLYFSDAKQSKTRIDRINHSRERIFAGLGLHE; via the coding sequence ATGAACTACAATCCAAAGGTCAGCGAAGTTGTCTTTAACAAAAAGCAAAAATATGAAATAGAATTAAACTACCTGCGTAATATCGTTTTAAGCCTTCACTTTACAGAAGAGCTAAAATGGGGGCAAGCATGTTATTGTATTAACGGCAAAAATGTAGTGCTTATTGCTGCCTTTAAAGAGTACTTTGCTTTAATTTTTTTTAAAGGGGCTCTCTTAAATAACGATGCCGGCTTATTAACCAGCCAAACCGAAAAGGTGCAAGGCGGCCGTATTATTAAATTTACCGGCTTAGATTACCTACGGCAGCACGAAAAAACCGTTAAAAACTATTTGCAAGAAGCCATCGAGGTAGAAGAGCAAGGCCTTAAAATACCCCAAGACATTACCACCCGATTACCCATACCGCCCGAGCTTAACGCCGTATTTAATAAAGACAGCCCCTTTAAAGATGCCTTTTGTAATTTAACGCTGGGCCGGCAGCGCGGCTACTTGCTTTATTTTAGTGATGCTAAGCAAAGTAAAACCCGTATAGACCGCATTAACCACAGCCGTGAGCGAATTTTTGCCGGCTTAGGACTTCATGAATAA
- a CDS encoding DUF86 domain-containing protein translates to MKKNKRHIQYMKDMIASLTEGVGYAAEYEILLQQNKEIDEKYSKLVMRGLERTFEIAGEAANRVSEEIQNKYKDILWRDMTDMRNVIIHEYDGVRERRLLKVAKEDVPAALEALKKAIEQEEQRLKNG, encoded by the coding sequence ATGAAAAAGAATAAACGCCATATACAATATATGAAAGATATGATAGCCAGTCTTACAGAAGGAGTAGGCTATGCTGCCGAGTATGAAATACTTTTACAGCAGAATAAAGAAATAGATGAAAAATACTCTAAGTTGGTTATGCGTGGTTTAGAACGTACCTTTGAGATAGCGGGTGAAGCCGCTAATCGTGTTTCGGAGGAGATACAAAATAAATATAAAGATATTCTTTGGCGCGATATGACCGATATGCGTAATGTAATTATTCATGAATATGATGGGGTTAGGGAGCGGAGATTATTAAAGGTAGCTAAAGAAGATGTCCCTGCCGCTCTTGAGGCTCTTAAAAAAGCTATTGAACAAGAAGAACAAAGGCTTAAAAATGGCTAA
- a CDS encoding diguanylate cyclase: MKKDHFYRFLPYGLVVLPTLSIILVVPMLLQGSYRTAIWLLMATLIINIFANLSAILALRKSLNRKINRILTTLSKLKEGDFSARTYLSNSGELDYIGHQLDQLANVFQRHNRKIKRLITLDYLTKVNNRATFMRKGKLILKQTVSEDSELALMFIDIDFFKAINDNFGHSVGDEVLKELAALCKDNLRRSDLFARYGGEEFVAMLPCTGYSASLAAAEKVRLKVASHQYRALPTYYQVTVSLGIALWDKDRFHNLNTLMERADEALYFSKENGRNCCTIYK; encoded by the coding sequence ATGAAAAAGGACCATTTTTATAGATTTTTGCCTTACGGTTTGGTGGTATTACCAACTTTAAGTATTATTTTAGTTGTTCCTATGTTATTACAGGGTAGCTATCGCACAGCTATTTGGTTATTGATGGCCACGTTAATTATTAACATTTTTGCCAATCTTTCGGCCATCTTAGCTTTACGTAAAAGTTTAAACCGTAAAATTAATCGTATTTTAACTACTTTATCTAAATTAAAAGAAGGCGATTTTTCGGCGCGTACTTATCTATCTAATAGCGGCGAGTTAGATTATATTGGCCACCAGTTAGACCAGTTGGCCAATGTGTTTCAGCGGCACAACCGTAAAATTAAAAGATTAATTACCTTAGATTATCTTACAAAAGTAAATAATCGGGCCACTTTTATGCGTAAAGGTAAATTAATTTTAAAACAAACCGTTAGTGAAGACAGTGAGCTGGCGTTAATGTTTATCGATATAGATTTTTTTAAAGCTATTAACGATAACTTTGGCCACAGCGTGGGTGATGAGGTGCTAAAAGAGCTGGCGGCTCTTTGTAAAGATAACCTTAGGCGCAGCGATTTATTTGCGCGTTATGGCGGCGAAGAATTTGTAGCTATGCTGCCCTGCACCGGTTATAGCGCCAGCTTGGCTGCGGCCGAAAAAGTTAGGTTAAAAGTGGCTTCGCACCAATATCGGGCTTTGCCGACATATTATCAAGTAACGGTTAGTTTAGGGATTGCTTTATGGGATAAAGACCGCTTTCATAATTTAAACACCTTGATGGAACGTGCCGACGAAGCTTTATATTTTAGCAAAGAAAACGGCCGTAATTGCTGCACTATTTATAAGTAA
- a CDS encoding BatD family protein: MARRKRLVAGFTGRPKIPLNFKQFLVALFLLLKLPAYGQLPEVAVTIYPLNPQAGQNFQVSFIFPVMYNISDNFVATALAFPRGLTIISGPTARVNFNPVLGDSVEYSYILRAAAGSYEIAPVRLDTAQGTLWSNPFPFTVSPAPPAGSTPSPALAWRAIPNSLYAGQSFTLVLEARNLRELSPLPTVNLPAITGLQVAPAGAFGGITYEQINGSLYYHIPVGSWLVNATAAGRITLPAMSAVIAGAVRTAPPAVIDIFALPAAVSHNAVGRFNLSTHIWLNGQAWQGDTIPYGSTLNVVLLLEGEGNFNRLTLPALQLNGFEVIDSNTSEELRVTGHGLAGFKRVEYRLRPSAAGEASLAVTPFNWLDTASGQVIQPANLINYFNIQPEAANLLPVLSVEEILAMRDFRVWPYVLPLILLAGLLVGQFFKPKPQKKVMLSFFMVMPLLFSFKANLNIESLIRAAEAKQSGFWHEAIAFYALAEGQFKHNQAAINYNKALMYQQLGECGYVVYYLHKAYSFNPFNKRIAGTLTAFEQSQNLTTNIRLTVRQSWLFPLLVSFALLFAGLTLIIKSKGYRFLLSGLAIVLALAATGYVIYANHLPNNRVIVLEEVQLFNIPSSSASLLTTARAGQSFTLVTRYSNYLLLRDAINGESWAGYDGLMFLSH; this comes from the coding sequence GTGGCAAGACGAAAACGACTGGTAGCCGGCTTTACCGGCCGGCCTAAAATACCCCTTAACTTTAAACAGTTCCTTGTAGCGCTTTTTTTGTTGTTAAAGCTGCCTGCTTACGGTCAGTTGCCCGAAGTAGCGGTAACCATTTACCCGCTTAATCCGCAGGCGGGGCAAAATTTTCAGGTAAGTTTTATCTTTCCGGTAATGTACAATATCAGTGATAACTTTGTGGCTACAGCTTTAGCTTTTCCGCGCGGCCTTACCATCATAAGCGGTCCCACCGCAAGAGTAAATTTTAACCCGGTTTTAGGTGATAGTGTAGAATATAGTTATATCCTGCGGGCCGCTGCCGGCAGTTACGAAATAGCTCCGGTTAGGTTAGATACGGCACAAGGCACATTGTGGAGTAATCCTTTTCCCTTTACGGTAAGCCCTGCTCCGCCTGCCGGCAGTACACCCAGCCCTGCGTTGGCTTGGCGGGCTATTCCTAATAGCCTTTATGCCGGGCAAAGTTTTACTTTAGTGTTAGAGGCCCGTAATTTGCGCGAGCTTAGCCCGCTGCCTACAGTTAATTTACCGGCCATAACCGGCTTGCAGGTGGCGCCGGCCGGAGCCTTTGGTGGTATTACCTACGAACAAATTAATGGTAGCCTTTATTACCATATTCCCGTTGGTTCGTGGTTGGTAAATGCTACGGCTGCCGGCCGGATAACTTTACCGGCTATGAGTGCGGTAATTGCCGGTGCTGTGCGTACGGCTCCTCCAGCCGTCATCGATATTTTTGCCTTACCGGCGGCAGTTAGCCATAATGCCGTAGGCCGCTTTAATTTAAGTACACATATTTGGCTTAATGGCCAAGCTTGGCAAGGTGATACTATTCCCTATGGCTCAACTTTAAATGTGGTTTTACTGCTGGAGGGCGAAGGCAACTTTAATAGATTAACTTTACCGGCTTTGCAGCTTAATGGTTTTGAGGTTATAGATAGTAACACAAGCGAAGAGTTAAGGGTAACGGGGCATGGCCTTGCCGGTTTTAAACGGGTGGAGTATAGGCTGCGCCCTAGCGCTGCCGGGGAGGCCAGCTTAGCGGTAACCCCCTTTAATTGGCTAGATACCGCCAGCGGGCAAGTAATACAGCCGGCTAACTTAATAAATTATTTTAATATTCAGCCCGAAGCGGCTAACCTGCTGCCGGTGCTGAGTGTAGAAGAAATTTTAGCTATGCGCGATTTTAGAGTGTGGCCTTATGTTTTACCACTTATTTTATTAGCTGGGCTGCTGGTGGGGCAATTTTTTAAACCCAAGCCGCAAAAAAAAGTAATGCTTAGTTTTTTTATGGTAATGCCGTTATTGTTTTCGTTTAAAGCTAATCTTAATATCGAAAGTTTAATCCGGGCGGCAGAGGCTAAACAGAGCGGCTTTTGGCACGAAGCTATTGCCTTTTATGCCTTAGCCGAAGGCCAATTTAAACATAACCAAGCGGCTATTAACTATAATAAAGCTTTAATGTATCAGCAGCTAGGCGAGTGTGGCTATGTTGTTTATTATTTACATAAAGCTTATAGTTTTAACCCATTTAACAAGCGCATTGCAGGTACTTTAACGGCTTTTGAGCAAAGCCAAAATTTAACTACCAATATTAGGCTAACTGTGCGGCAAAGCTGGCTTTTTCCTTTGTTGGTTAGCTTTGCTTTATTGTTTGCCGGGTTAACATTAATTATTAAAAGTAAGGGTTATAGGTTTTTGCTTAGCGGTTTGGCTATTGTTTTAGCTTTGGCAGCTACCGGTTATGTTATTTATGCTAACCATTTGCCTAATAATAGAGTAATTGTGCTGGAGGAAGTGCAGCTGTTTAACATTCCCAGCAGCAGCGCCAGCTTACTTACCACCGCCCGTGCCGGGCAAAGTTTTACTTTGGTTACCCGTTACAGTAATTACCTGCTTTTGCGTGATGCCATTAACGGCGAAAGCTGGGCCGGCTACGATGGCTTAATGTTTTTAAGCCATTAA
- the manA gene encoding mannose-6-phosphate isomerase, class I, whose protein sequence is MKELYYLNNPVKNYSWGPINGLVPFTEEDDRPQAELWLGAHHLGESVVINGKNKITLSKFMKQNAILKDTAGLSFLLKVLAVDGPTALFLHPNKSQARVNFGQNKLFVDNNGKDKLICAIDNFSLLAGIKEAKQLYQSFTGCHSQALSHELAALSGQLNEEGVKTFITGLFKLETKRLNRFIDEVLANPHNELLCSYIEHLSRLYPNSIAALAPLYLNLFTLQAGEALYLTAGQPQLYLNGLALELGDNSDNQLTFSKDELTFSCLNFAQPKPLSADDDSFYHFDATKTFKLQRLQLDTDYFINAKNSAQIMVCTKGKARLTMVKGNKAGQNDSYLIKRGQSLLIPFAAGGYTFSGKGEFYLAHS, encoded by the coding sequence ATGAAAGAGCTTTACTACTTAAATAATCCCGTTAAAAACTATAGTTGGGGCCCCATAAACGGCCTTGTTCCCTTTACAGAAGAAGATGACCGGCCACAGGCCGAACTATGGTTAGGGGCGCACCACTTGGGCGAATCTGTAGTGATTAACGGCAAAAATAAAATCACTCTTAGTAAATTTATGAAACAAAATGCTATTTTAAAAGATACCGCCGGCTTGTCTTTTTTGCTAAAAGTTTTAGCCGTAGACGGCCCAACTGCCCTCTTTTTACACCCAAACAAAAGCCAAGCTAGGGTTAATTTTGGCCAAAATAAACTGTTTGTAGATAATAACGGTAAAGATAAATTAATTTGTGCCATCGATAACTTTAGCCTACTAGCCGGCATTAAAGAGGCCAAGCAGCTTTACCAAAGTTTTACCGGCTGCCACTCACAGGCTCTTAGCCACGAGCTGGCGGCTTTAAGCGGGCAATTAAACGAAGAAGGTGTTAAAACTTTTATCACCGGCCTTTTTAAGTTAGAGACTAAACGCCTTAACCGTTTTATTGATGAAGTTCTGGCTAACCCGCATAATGAACTATTATGCAGTTATATTGAGCATTTAAGCCGGCTTTATCCTAATAGCATAGCGGCCTTAGCCCCGCTTTACCTTAATTTATTTACTTTGCAAGCCGGCGAGGCTCTCTATCTTACCGCCGGGCAGCCGCAGCTTTACCTTAACGGCCTAGCTTTAGAGCTAGGTGATAACAGCGACAACCAACTAACTTTTAGTAAAGATGAGCTAACTTTTAGTTGCCTAAACTTTGCACAACCTAAACCCCTTAGTGCCGATGATGATAGCTTTTACCACTTTGATGCTACCAAAACTTTTAAACTACAACGGTTACAGCTTGATACCGATTATTTTATTAATGCCAAAAACTCTGCTCAAATTATGGTGTGTACCAAAGGTAAAGCTAGGCTTACGATGGTTAAGGGCAATAAGGCCGGCCAAAACGACAGTTATTTAATTAAGCGCGGCCAAAGTTTGTTAATCCCTTTTGCTGCCGGGGGCTATACCTTTAGCGGCAAGGGCGAATTTTACCTAGCGCATAGTTAG
- a CDS encoding Smr/MutS family protein: MDKEPNLMEQYLKLYPPKKIIKIDNETQENALKARNRKINGLTIERKLDLHGDTIGSALNQLENFLQKAGREGCEKVLIVHGKGLHSPGNKAVLKEAVLEALQASPLVRKIGRASPKDGGSGATWAVLK, from the coding sequence ATGGATAAAGAGCCAAATTTAATGGAGCAGTATTTAAAGCTTTACCCTCCTAAAAAAATAATTAAAATTGATAACGAAACTCAAGAAAATGCTTTAAAAGCTCGTAACCGCAAAATTAACGGCCTTACCATAGAACGTAAGCTAGATTTACACGGTGATACCATCGGCTCTGCCTTAAACCAGTTGGAAAATTTTTTGCAAAAAGCCGGCCGCGAGGGCTGCGAAAAAGTACTGATTGTGCATGGTAAAGGGCTGCACTCGCCGGGTAACAAGGCTGTGTTAAAGGAGGCGGTGCTGGAGGCTTTACAGGCTAGCCCATTAGTGCGTAAAATAGGCCGGGCCAGCCCGAAAGATGGCGGCAGCGGGGCCACTTGGGCGGTGCTTAAATAA
- a CDS encoding class I SAM-dependent methyltransferase, producing MSNTFSNKFMADEKNFALLQSTMWGPNGIRQAEELASHFAITKDMKILDLGCGPGLSSLYLAQEYGAEVFAADLYADPTENYERFQSLGIADKIVPMMIDATLLLPFAKHYFDVIFSVGAYNMFGDNEDMLPKFTSYIKKGGYIAVAFPGLKYDFGDNVPPEMQPFWSVPEVARFVRGIEWWKDLWSKAKGIEIISISEMVCHDIAWKEYLATRNPSVPDEKWDLDMMAAEGGNYFNTIQLIAKVI from the coding sequence ATGAGTAATACATTTTCAAATAAATTTATGGCCGATGAAAAAAATTTTGCCCTATTGCAATCTACAATGTGGGGCCCGAATGGTATACGGCAAGCGGAGGAATTGGCTTCGCATTTTGCCATCACAAAGGATATGAAAATTCTCGATTTAGGTTGCGGGCCGGGCTTGTCGTCGTTGTATTTGGCGCAAGAATACGGTGCAGAGGTTTTTGCCGCCGATTTATATGCCGACCCGACCGAAAATTATGAGAGATTTCAATCACTTGGCATTGCAGATAAAATCGTTCCAATGATGATAGATGCAACTTTGCTCTTACCTTTTGCCAAGCATTATTTCGATGTGATTTTTTCAGTAGGCGCCTACAATATGTTTGGTGATAATGAAGATATGTTACCAAAGTTTACCTCTTACATTAAAAAAGGCGGCTACATTGCCGTGGCCTTTCCCGGGCTTAAATATGATTTTGGCGACAATGTTCCACCGGAAATGCAACCATTTTGGAGTGTTCCAGAGGTTGCAAGGTTTGTTCGTGGTATTGAATGGTGGAAAGACTTATGGAGTAAGGCCAAGGGCATAGAAATTATCAGCATAAGCGAAATGGTTTGCCACGATATAGCTTGGAAGGAATACCTTGCCACCCGGAACCCTTCTGTTCCAGACGAAAAATGGGATTTGGATATGATGGCGGCAGAAGGCGGCAACTACTTTAATACAATCCAGCTAATTGCTAAAGTTATCTAA
- a CDS encoding tetratricopeptide repeat protein — translation MVKVIRLVLILSLTWLSGCNAVAPAFLVLSGNYRFEQGRYHEAVAAYFRALEFNRQSERIYFNLGNVYDALGEAEAALEMWRLAETSDNYETRSKALFNQGVMHFRLEQFDEAVSSFIAALMANPNDFNAKINLELALFQRGAERAGEIREANSNDLSSEQERMLDFLRRQEAHIWLREGGNYQWQDENDW, via the coding sequence ATGGTCAAGGTTATACGGCTCGTTTTAATTTTGTCTTTAACTTGGCTTTCGGGCTGTAACGCCGTTGCTCCGGCTTTTTTGGTTTTATCGGGTAACTACCGTTTTGAGCAAGGCCGTTACCACGAAGCGGTGGCCGCTTATTTTAGAGCCCTAGAGTTTAACCGGCAAAGCGAACGTATTTATTTTAATTTGGGTAATGTTTACGATGCTTTAGGCGAAGCCGAAGCGGCCTTAGAGATGTGGCGGTTAGCGGAAACCAGTGATAACTACGAAACACGTTCTAAGGCGCTGTTTAATCAAGGAGTAATGCACTTTAGGTTAGAACAATTTGATGAAGCGGTAAGCAGTTTTATTGCTGCTTTAATGGCTAACCCTAATGATTTTAATGCTAAAATAAATTTAGAGCTGGCCCTTTTCCAGCGGGGGGCCGAAAGAGCCGGTGAAATAAGAGAGGCTAACAGTAACGATTTAAGCTCGGAGCAAGAACGTATGCTCGATTTTTTAAGACGGCAAGAGGCTCATATTTGGTTGCGTGAAGGAGGTAACTATCAGTGGCAAGACGAAAACGACTGGTAG
- a CDS encoding bifunctional metallophosphatase/5'-nucleotidase: MKKLILLVTAVFIISCGASNNANFDLIIFHTNDSHGRGISTGNNVINYALLAGYVENYRAEGATLLLDAGDAIAGLPTGNLARGTNVIEVMNLVGFDAMTLGNHEFNWGADHALSLIGLADFPLVAANILAPNGTPPFTPYIIRTFEGVRVAIVGLATPETLFKTNPEGIIGYSFVDPVETMRALMPALNREADIIVALAHLGQEGADTSIRLATEVNGINLIIDGHDHALLPEGLWVGNTLIVSTGAHLSNLGKVTLTIENGQLASSRAELLPRSAFESVPANAAIEAMFARINAETAVIMNEIVASTPIALNGERADVRTGETLLGQLIADSLIAETGADIAIMNGGGIRESIPAGPISKGQVITVLPFANDIVTIRINGATLRRALEHSAGVYPEQSGGFLHPGGFSYTITPSQPAGSRISNVMVNGVALNDNFTYTVALANFLASGGDGFTMFADTPLTGMFASDEVIFINYLQSGNAGFTFSPRITWVR, encoded by the coding sequence ATGAAAAAACTAATTTTATTAGTTACAGCCGTCTTTATTATTAGCTGCGGAGCTAGTAATAATGCCAACTTCGATTTAATCATCTTTCATACCAACGATAGCCATGGGCGTGGGATAAGCACCGGTAATAATGTCATCAATTATGCTTTACTCGCCGGTTATGTAGAAAACTATCGGGCCGAAGGGGCCACGCTACTGCTAGATGCGGGCGATGCCATTGCCGGGTTGCCTACCGGTAACTTAGCGCGCGGCACCAATGTGATAGAGGTAATGAACCTAGTGGGTTTTGATGCCATGACACTAGGTAACCACGAGTTTAACTGGGGAGCCGACCACGCTTTGTCGTTAATTGGCTTGGCCGATTTTCCTCTTGTGGCCGCCAATATTTTAGCTCCCAACGGCACACCTCCTTTTACCCCTTACATTATTAGAACCTTTGAGGGTGTACGCGTAGCCATTGTTGGCTTAGCCACCCCCGAAACCTTATTTAAAACTAACCCCGAAGGGATTATCGGTTATAGTTTTGTCGACCCTGTGGAAACTATGCGCGCCCTTATGCCGGCCTTAAACCGCGAGGCCGATATTATTGTTGCCCTTGCTCACTTAGGGCAAGAAGGGGCCGATACCAGCATTCGTTTAGCTACCGAAGTAAACGGTATTAACCTTATCATCGATGGCCACGACCATGCTTTATTGCCCGAAGGCTTATGGGTAGGTAATACTTTAATTGTTTCTACCGGCGCTCATTTAAGTAATTTAGGTAAAGTTACCTTAACTATCGAAAACGGCCAACTAGCTAGCAGCCGTGCCGAACTTTTACCGCGCAGCGCCTTTGAAAGCGTGCCCGCTAATGCCGCTATCGAGGCGATGTTTGCCCGTATTAATGCCGAAACTGCCGTTATTATGAACGAGATAGTAGCCAGCACCCCGATAGCCCTTAACGGCGAGCGCGCCGATGTACGTACCGGCGAAACTTTACTGGGCCAGTTAATTGCCGATAGTTTAATTGCCGAAACCGGCGCCGATATTGCCATTATGAACGGCGGCGGTATCCGTGAGAGTATCCCGGCCGGACCTATCAGCAAAGGCCAAGTTATTACGGTATTACCTTTTGCCAACGATATTGTAACCATACGTATTAACGGCGCTACCTTAAGAAGGGCCTTAGAGCACAGTGCCGGCGTTTACCCCGAGCAAAGCGGCGGTTTTTTGCACCCGGGCGGTTTTAGCTATACCATTACTCCCAGCCAACCGGCCGGCAGCCGTATTAGCAACGTTATGGTTAATGGCGTGGCCTTAAACGATAACTTTACCTACACCGTAGCCCTTGCCAACTTTTTAGCCAGCGGTGGTGATGGTTTTACTATGTTTGCCGATACCCCTTTAACCGGTATGTTTGCCAGCGATGAAGTTATTTTTATTAACTATTTACAAAGCGGTAATGCAGGCTTTACTTTTAGCCCACGTATTACTTGGGTAAGGTAA